Sequence from the Oscillospiraceae bacterium genome:
CAACCTTACGGTTATGGCAAGCCGTTCCCATTCGGATGAGAAAACCGCAAAAATGCTTGAAGATAACAAGGATAAAATCGGTACTACCGTCTCGGCGGGAAGCTCATTGAAGGGTTGCTACATTGCTTGCGGTAAATCCGATATTTACTATCGCTTCGGTCTTACCAGCGAATGGGACACTGCCGCAATGCAGAACATTGTGGAAAACGCAGGAGGAATCTTTATGCAAACCGACGACACCCCAATGCGTTACAACCGAAGTGACATACTCAACCGCAAAGGTTTCTATATCCTTAATAACCCGGATAATAAATTCATGATTTAATTGCAAAAAAACATTATCAATTTGTAAATATTTTATAATCTTTCAACAAAACGTTTGACAAATATGACAAAATGATATATAATATCTTGTGATATACGGATAAAAATTGTCAATTTTTATCCGCATGTCTTTGTATTCAAATCTAAAAAGGATTAATGGCTCGGTTTTATCGGCCTTTGTGTGTTATGCCTAAATTTTTTCTTCCCAACGGGAGCATCGATGCCGACGTTATACCCGAAACCATTTCCATAACGGGAAGCGATGCTTACCACCTTTCCAGAGTACTTCGTGCAAGAATAGGCGAAGAGCTTACTGTATCTGATATGCGAAGGCGTGTATTCAAGGGAAGCATAACGCATATCAGTGACGATGAGGTGATTATAGCCGTCACAGATGTCACCAAGGAGCAGGCGGAGCCCACTGTGGAGGTTACTCTTTATCAGGCGCTTGTCAAGGGTGACAAATTCGATACTGTCATACAAAAATCCGTGGAATGCGGTGTGAACCGTATTGTACCGGTGGTTTGTGAGCGGTGCGTGGTCAAGCTGGATGAGCAAAGCGCACAAAAGAAGCTGACGAGGTGGCAGAAAATTGCCGATGAAGCGGCAAAGCAATGCGGACGCGGCATACTCCCCCGTGTAGAATTTCCCGTGACCTTCAATCAAGCCGTGGAAGCCATGAAAAAAGATGACTTTCCGTTTATGTGCTACGAAGGCGACGATGTTATCCCGATAAAGCGGCTGCTGAGCGAAAAAAGTGCTTTCTCTTACTCGTTTCTTATCGGACCCGAAGGTGGTTTTTCCTCTGCCGAATGCGATATTGCGCGAGGCACAATACCTTTGTGCGGACTGGGCAAGCGTATACTCCGCACCGAGACAGCGTCAAGCGTTGTTTTATCCTGCATCATGTACCATACCGACAATTTATAATTGCGTTTTATTCAAATAACACAAACTACGGCTTCACAAGGTGATGCCGTGAAGTTGAAAGGAGCCTTTCGATGTCCAACAGATTATTTCAAGGAATAATCCACCAAATGAAAGACACGGTCAACCGCACCATAGGTGTTGTTGATGAAAACGGCGTTGTTATATCCTGCAACGAGCTTGTAAAGATAGGAGACACCTTTGAAGGTGTTCGTGACGAACATCCCTTCAACGGCGGATTTGTATGCGAGGGCGCCACATTCAAGCCCATAGGTGTACACGGCAAATCCGAGTATCTTGCTTTTGTTGACGGTGATGACAGCATCGCCGACAGTATTTCCTCTGTTCTCAGCATAACTCTGGGCAATCTCAAGGAAATGCATGATGACAAATACGATAAAGCAAGCTTTATCAAGAACATTATCAACGACAATATTCTCCCCAGCGATATTTACATAAAAGCAAAGGAACTTCACATGGACCACAATGTTCCCCGTGCGGTGTTCCTCATCAAGTTTTTCGGCAAGGGTGATATTGTACCCATTGACCTTATACAGAATCTCTTCCCCGACAAGGCGAAGGAATATGTCATAAGCTCGGGTGAAAACGAAGTTGCTCTCATAAAAGAATTCAAAAGCGATGTTGAGCCCGAGGAGCTGGACAAGATCGCAAAGAACATTTCCGACACCGTCAATGCGGAATTTTATCTTCGCGTAACGATAGGCATCGGCACTGTTGTCAGCAACATAAAGGATCTTGCGCGTTCCTACAAGGAGGCACAGGTATCTATCGAAGTCGGAAAAGTGTTTGATATCGAAAAAACAATTATAAACTACGACAATCTCGGTATAGGACGTCTTATATATCAACTTCCCACCACGCTGTGCGAAATGTTTCTGCATGAAGTATTCAAGCGCGGAACAATTGAAAACCTTGACCGCGAGACTCTTATAACCATTCAGGCGTTTTTTGAAAACAACCTCAATGTTTCCGAAACCTCAAGAAAGCTGTTTGTACACCGTAACACCCTTGTGTACCGCCTTGAGAAAATACGCAAAATAACAGGGCTTGACCTGCGCGAGTTTGATAATGCAATAACCTTTAAGGTTGCTTTGATGGTCAAAAAGTATCTTTCGTCCAAAAACGGCAAATTTTAAAGGTAAGGAAATATGATAGAATTCAATAATGTCACAAAGGTATACGAAAACGGCACAAAGGCGCTGGACAATGTTTCTCTGCGTATAGAGCAGGGCGAATTTGTTTTCATAGTCGGTGCTTCCGGTGCGGGAAAAACCACTCTTACAAAGCTTCTTATGTGTGAAGAGCGTCTCTCGAGCGGTACACTCAATGTAAACGGCTATAACCTTTCCAGAATACCTCAGCGTAAGATACCATTTCTCCGACGTACCATGGGCATGGTGTTTCAGGATTTCAGACTTCTGCCCAACATGACCGTCGGTGAAAACGTCGCCTTTGCGATGCGTGTTATCGGAGAGCCCAAGAAGGTTATAAACACCCGCGTGAAAAACTTTTTGCGTCTTGTGGGGCTTTCGGATAAAATAAACGATTACCCCAGACAGCTTTCAGGCGGTGAAAAACAGCGTGTCGCGCTCGCAAGAGCACTGGTAAACCGTCCGTCAGTTATAATAGCGGATGAGCCTACCGGCAACATCGACCCTATAATGAGTTTTGATATGATAAAGCTGCTTTTGAAAATCAATTCTCTCGAAAACATGACAGTGGTTGTTATCACTCACGAAAGAGACATTGTAGATGCCTTCAACAAGCGTGTTATCACCATCAGCGACGGCTGTGTAATAAGCGATAAGACGGGAGGTATGTTTGAATGAACAACAAGCCTTCACAAAACTCAAATAAGAACCGGAAAGCTTCAAAAAGAAAGTACAGTATGATGTATTTTCTTAAGCTTGCCATAACGGGTATCACCAGAAACAGCGTAATGTCACTGGCTTCCATACTTGTACTCACCTCCTGCCTGGTGGTAATGGGCAGCTTTTGGGTAGTGACAGAAATCATTAATGACAACATGTCACTTCTTGACGGCTACAACAAAGTTGTTGCGTTTGTGGATTATGATGCAGACGACATAACCATTGCCAGCATAAAGGAAAAACTGTCAACACTGCAGACAGACGGATACATAGAATCCTTTGAGTTTGTTTCACGCGATGAAGCACTGGAAAATGAAAAATCAAAGTACGGTGAAGATTACAAGGAGCTTTTCGAAAACTACCTTGATGAAAATCCTCTGAAGCATTCATACCAGATTACTTACACCGAGGGAATAAACGTTCAGGATCTGGTGTACCGCATACAGCAGATAGACGGTGTGTATAATATATACAACCGAGTTGATATTGCGGAAAATATCGAAAATCTCAAGAGTGCCGCAACATTTATTTTCTCATGGCTTTTGATACTGCTGTTCGTGGTCTCTATGTTTGTTATCGTAAATACAATAAAAGCATCGGTTTATGTACGACGCGAGGAAATAAGCATAATGTCATGTGTAGGTGCTACCGGTTTCTTTATCACCTTCCCCTACATGATTGAAGGCTTTATTATAGGTATCCTGTCTTCCATCTTCGCGTTTTTCTGTCAAATGTACATCCACAAATATATGCTCACCGATATAATAGGCAGCTACGGTGTTATTCAGATAATGCCCTTCTCGCAGGTTCAGTGGCTTTTCATGGGTGCATTCCTGTTTATAGGTATTGTAACCTCCGTCTTGTGCAGCATCATACCCGTAGGCAAATACAGAAAAGTATAATCAAAAACATTTTATGCATTATTAAGAAAGGAAGCGGCGGCAATACATATTGTCACGCAACATTCGGTTATGTCAGTTAATGTTGGTATTCTCGGTCTTGCTCACGGACACGTTCAAAATTACGGAAAAAGATGGGTAGACGACCCCTCCATCGGAGTAAACATCGTTGCAGCATGGGATCACGACAAGGAACGCCTTGAATCCGTCCGAGCAACACTGAAATATGAAAAAGAGGAAACTGCAGAAAGTCTGCTCGCAAGAAAAGATATTGATGCTGTTGTTATTTCCTCCGAAACAAGTCTTCATGCCGAGCTTGTAATCAAGGCGGCACAGGCAAAAAAAGATATAATTCTTTACAAGCCCATGGCGCTTACACTTAAGCAGGCCGATGCAATCGTTGAAGCTGTTGAGGAAAACGGCGTCCGTTTTACAATGGGTTATCAGATGCGTGTTGACCCTCAGAATCAGAAAATAAAAGAACTCATTAAAGAAAAGACCATCGGTGAAACATACATGTTCCGCAGACGTCACGGTCTGGGCACCCACCTCTGGCCCGGATTTGAAAACACCTGGCATGTTTCTGCGCAGTACAACCGCGATATTTTTGCCGACGATTCCTCCCACCCCATTGACCTTACCAACTGGATTTTCGGTCTTCCAGAAACCGTAATGGCTGAAATGACCACCATGAATTCCAATGGTATACGCAACGATACGGCTGTGGCTGTATTTAAGTATCCCAACGGTATGATTGCAGAAATATCCCTCTGCTTCGCCTGCACTGCTTCCGAAATAACCACAGAGGTTTACGGCTCCAAGGGTGCTGTTCAGCAGTACTTCGGTGACGCCACCTCGTGTCAGACATCGCGTCCCCGCAAGGAAGGTACAGCGGGATTGAAGTGGTTCATAAACGGCGATGCAAACTGGACCGAAAGCGACATTCCCACTCCCGAAGCACACGGAATGCGTATAGGCGACCAGGCGATACATTTCGCCGAATTTCTCCACGGCAAGCGCGAGCCGATTTGCACCGCACGTCAAGGAAGAGATTCTCTTCGCATGGTACTGGCGTGCTATCTGTCTTACCGCGAAGGTAAACGAGTACGCATAGACGATCCAAGAGTTTACGAAATCTGATATTGAAATGAACAGAAAAATATCATTGGGGGCAGCACTGGCAATAATGCTTCTCGGGGTGCTGATAACCTTTCAGATAACAGTCATTTCGGTTGACAAGCAGTATTCCGAAAAGCTTGCCGAAATAACTTCCAACCAGATAAATTACCAGAAGCTTTCCACCATCGATCAGACCGTACGACGCAACTTTGTAAAGCCCATTGACGAAGAGGCGCTTGAAAATCAACTTATCACCGGCTATTTTAAAGGACTCGGTGATAAGTATTCCTATTATATGACCCCGAACGAATATGCCGCGTATCTTTCGCTTTCGTCGGACAAGAAGGTCGGAATCGGAATCACCGCAAGCTACGACATTGAAAATGATGCCATTGCTGTTTACAGTGTCGTATCCGGCTCACCTGCCGCGACAAGCGGCATTACCGCGGGAGACCTTATAATCGCCGTTGACGGGAATAGTGTAAGCGATGTGGGCTATCACAGTGCGGTCGAAATGGTTTCGGGCGAGATTGGTTCGGTATGTACGCTGACAGTTCTTTCCGGAACAGGGCGCAAAGTCCGGAAGGACGTTAAGGTAACTCGTGCTCAAATCGAGATACAGTCCGTATTTTCGCGTATGATAGATGAAAAAATCGCATATGTTTCAATAAGTGAATTTTCCGAAAGCACGGCTTCTCAGTTCATTTCCGCCATGGATAATCTGATAGCTTCGGGAGCGCAAAGGTTTATTTATGACATACGTTCAAACCCCGGCGGCGAATTAGACAGTGTGAGAGCTGTTCTTGACTATCTGCTTCCTGAGGGACCCATTATACGCATGTATTCGGCAGACGGAACGGAAACATCACTCCAAAGCGATGCAAGATGCGTCGATTATCCTTCTGTAACTCTTATAAATATAGCTACCGCAAGTGCCGCAGAGCTTTTTGCCGCCGCGCTTAAGGATTACGGTATGACAACACTGGTCGGCGAAACCACTTTTGGAAAAGGTTCAATACAAACCACTATCACACTGCCCGACCGAAGCGGTATAACACTTTCCACAGCTATGTATTCTCCGCCCAAGAGCGACAGCATAGAAGGTGTTGGTGTAAAACCCGATATTGAAATCAAGCAAGATATTTACAACGACCTCAATCTGATTGACACACTGACAGATACTCAGTTAAAAAAAGCCATTGAACTTTTAAGCGATAATAATTGAAAGGATTGATATACAATGAAAGACGAGCACGTTTTATTAACCCAGGAGGGATATGACAAATTAAAGGCCGAATATGACTACCTCCGTCTCACAAGACGCCAGGAAGTAATAAACGCCATCAAGGTGGCAAAGGCTTTTGGTGACTTATCCGAAAACAGCGAATATGACGAAGCAAAGAACGAGCAGGCAGAGGTCGAGCACAAGATTGCCGAGCTGGAGGTCATGCTCAAAAATGTTAAAATAATTGAAAAAACCTCCACTTCCGTTATTTCCATGGGAAGCACCGTAAAGATTTACGACTGCGAATTTGAGGAAGAAATGACATACACCATCGTTGGCTCCGCAGAAGCCAATCTTGACGAGGGACAGATTTCCGATGAATCCCCCATCGGTCACGCATTGCTGGGCAAAAAAGCTGGCGACATTGTAGATGTTGAAACTCCCGGCGGAGTTATCAAAATAGAAGTTTTGGAAATTCAGTAAGTGACAGGAGAAGAAAATGGCAGAAGGAATGAACAATGTCCCCGCTACCGAGGGCGAAGAAAGCGTAGGAAGCGTACTGGAGGTACGCAGAAATAAATTATTCGATTTACAG
This genomic interval carries:
- a CDS encoding 16S rRNA (uracil(1498)-N(3))-methyltransferase; translated protein: MARFYRPLCVMPKFFLPNGSIDADVIPETISITGSDAYHLSRVLRARIGEELTVSDMRRRVFKGSITHISDDEVIIAVTDVTKEQAEPTVEVTLYQALVKGDKFDTVIQKSVECGVNRIVPVVCERCVVKLDEQSAQKKLTRWQKIADEAAKQCGRGILPRVEFPVTFNQAVEAMKKDDFPFMCYEGDDVIPIKRLLSEKSAFSYSFLIGPEGGFSSAECDIARGTIPLCGLGKRILRTETASSVVLSCIMYHTDNL
- a CDS encoding PucR family transcriptional regulator → MSNRLFQGIIHQMKDTVNRTIGVVDENGVVISCNELVKIGDTFEGVRDEHPFNGGFVCEGATFKPIGVHGKSEYLAFVDGDDSIADSISSVLSITLGNLKEMHDDKYDKASFIKNIINDNILPSDIYIKAKELHMDHNVPRAVFLIKFFGKGDIVPIDLIQNLFPDKAKEYVISSGENEVALIKEFKSDVEPEELDKIAKNISDTVNAEFYLRVTIGIGTVVSNIKDLARSYKEAQVSIEVGKVFDIEKTIINYDNLGIGRLIYQLPTTLCEMFLHEVFKRGTIENLDRETLITIQAFFENNLNVSETSRKLFVHRNTLVYRLEKIRKITGLDLREFDNAITFKVALMVKKYLSSKNGKF
- the ftsE gene encoding cell division ATP-binding protein FtsE codes for the protein MIEFNNVTKVYENGTKALDNVSLRIEQGEFVFIVGASGAGKTTLTKLLMCEERLSSGTLNVNGYNLSRIPQRKIPFLRRTMGMVFQDFRLLPNMTVGENVAFAMRVIGEPKKVINTRVKNFLRLVGLSDKINDYPRQLSGGEKQRVALARALVNRPSVIIADEPTGNIDPIMSFDMIKLLLKINSLENMTVVVITHERDIVDAFNKRVITISDGCVISDKTGGMFE
- a CDS encoding FtsX-like permease family protein, translating into MNNKPSQNSNKNRKASKRKYSMMYFLKLAITGITRNSVMSLASILVLTSCLVVMGSFWVVTEIINDNMSLLDGYNKVVAFVDYDADDITIASIKEKLSTLQTDGYIESFEFVSRDEALENEKSKYGEDYKELFENYLDENPLKHSYQITYTEGINVQDLVYRIQQIDGVYNIYNRVDIAENIENLKSAATFIFSWLLILLFVVSMFVIVNTIKASVYVRREEISIMSCVGATGFFITFPYMIEGFIIGILSSIFAFFCQMYIHKYMLTDIIGSYGVIQIMPFSQVQWLFMGAFLFIGIVTSVLCSIIPVGKYRKV
- a CDS encoding Gfo/Idh/MocA family oxidoreductase, coding for MSVNVGILGLAHGHVQNYGKRWVDDPSIGVNIVAAWDHDKERLESVRATLKYEKEETAESLLARKDIDAVVISSETSLHAELVIKAAQAKKDIILYKPMALTLKQADAIVEAVEENGVRFTMGYQMRVDPQNQKIKELIKEKTIGETYMFRRRHGLGTHLWPGFENTWHVSAQYNRDIFADDSSHPIDLTNWIFGLPETVMAEMTTMNSNGIRNDTAVAVFKYPNGMIAEISLCFACTASEITTEVYGSKGAVQQYFGDATSCQTSRPRKEGTAGLKWFINGDANWTESDIPTPEAHGMRIGDQAIHFAEFLHGKREPICTARQGRDSLRMVLACYLSYREGKRVRIDDPRVYEI
- a CDS encoding PDZ domain-containing protein, yielding MNRKISLGAALAIMLLGVLITFQITVISVDKQYSEKLAEITSNQINYQKLSTIDQTVRRNFVKPIDEEALENQLITGYFKGLGDKYSYYMTPNEYAAYLSLSSDKKVGIGITASYDIENDAIAVYSVVSGSPAATSGITAGDLIIAVDGNSVSDVGYHSAVEMVSGEIGSVCTLTVLSGTGRKVRKDVKVTRAQIEIQSVFSRMIDEKIAYVSISEFSESTASQFISAMDNLIASGAQRFIYDIRSNPGGELDSVRAVLDYLLPEGPIIRMYSADGTETSLQSDARCVDYPSVTLINIATASAAELFAAALKDYGMTTLVGETTFGKGSIQTTITLPDRSGITLSTAMYSPPKSDSIEGVGVKPDIEIKQDIYNDLNLIDTLTDTQLKKAIELLSDNN
- the greA gene encoding transcription elongation factor GreA; protein product: MKDEHVLLTQEGYDKLKAEYDYLRLTRRQEVINAIKVAKAFGDLSENSEYDEAKNEQAEVEHKIAELEVMLKNVKIIEKTSTSVISMGSTVKIYDCEFEEEMTYTIVGSAEANLDEGQISDESPIGHALLGKKAGDIVDVETPGGVIKIEVLEIQ